One stretch of Desulfovibrio sp. TomC DNA includes these proteins:
- a CDS encoding dienelactone hydrolase family protein yields the protein MKTFIVSDIYGLTPVVEAFAGQLDRQAVVLSPWDGEGCPFATEQEAHAAFVAGEGVAGFAARVTAAAGGEPAFLVGFSAGATAVWLHAAGAGCHPDSRAVLFYGSRIRNHLDARPRCRVQAIFAEVEAAFDPKTIIARMASENVAVHIGPGAAHGFMNPLSPGYCEDFFRKYREMVRQQYVGWTRRHGAG from the coding sequence ATGAAGACCTTCATTGTCTCGGATATTTACGGCCTGACCCCGGTAGTTGAGGCCTTTGCCGGGCAGCTTGACCGGCAGGCCGTCGTCCTCTCTCCGTGGGACGGCGAGGGCTGCCCCTTTGCCACGGAACAGGAGGCGCACGCGGCTTTTGTAGCCGGCGAAGGCGTGGCCGGGTTTGCGGCCAGGGTTACGGCGGCGGCGGGGGGGGAGCCGGCTTTTCTGGTGGGCTTTAGCGCCGGGGCCACGGCGGTCTGGCTGCACGCGGCCGGGGCGGGCTGCCATCCGGACAGCCGGGCCGTGCTCTTTTACGGCTCCCGGATTCGCAACCATCTTGATGCGCGGCCGCGCTGCCGGGTGCAGGCGATTTTTGCCGAGGTCGAAGCCGCGTTTGACCCGAAGACGATCATCGCGCGGATGGCATCGGAGAATGTTGCCGTGCATATCGGGCCAGGGGCGGCCCATGGTTTTATGAACCCGCTGTCGCCGGGGTACTGTGAGGATTTTTTTCGAAAGTATAGGGAGATGGTGCGACAACAATACGTGGGCTGGACGCGCCGCCATGGGGCAGGTTAA
- a CDS encoding carbohydrate deacetylase, giving the protein MRRLFINADDFGLTEGVTSGIAEAMAAGVVGGTTAMVCVPGAVERIIRHGRRFAGRVGLHLQLTGGTPCLPGTDVPSLVGSDGRFPRKKVAVADVNPDEVAREWRAQLARFRETGFEPSHLDSHHHIHKRPEVFGVFLELARELGIPARALSDDMRLAMDNAGVAHANVCVTRFFGEDLTIVRFLSLVDAAFAALGGQGTVEIMCHPGRNDDALAAISTYAAGREDELRVFCVPELPELLAGRGVTLLDAAALAQVVT; this is encoded by the coding sequence ATGCGGCGGCTTTTTATCAATGCCGATGATTTTGGATTGACCGAGGGCGTGACGAGCGGCATTGCCGAGGCCATGGCGGCCGGGGTGGTGGGCGGGACCACGGCCATGGTCTGCGTGCCTGGGGCGGTGGAGCGTATCATACGCCATGGTCGGAGGTTTGCCGGCCGGGTGGGACTCCACCTGCAACTGACCGGCGGCACGCCCTGCCTGCCCGGGACAGACGTGCCCAGTCTGGTCGGCAGCGACGGCCGGTTTCCCCGCAAAAAGGTCGCGGTGGCGGATGTGAACCCGGATGAGGTAGCTCGTGAATGGCGGGCGCAGTTGGCTCGTTTTCGGGAGACCGGATTTGAGCCCAGCCACCTCGATTCCCATCATCATATCCACAAGCGTCCCGAGGTGTTCGGGGTGTTTCTGGAACTGGCCCGGGAACTGGGCATCCCGGCCCGGGCGCTGTCCGACGACATGCGCCTGGCCATGGACAACGCCGGGGTGGCTCATGCCAATGTCTGCGTGACCCGGTTCTTCGGGGAAGACCTGACGATCGTCCGGTTCCTGTCCCTGGTCGATGCGGCCTTTGCCGCCCTTGGCGGGCAGGGGACGGTGGAAATCATGTGCCACCCCGGGCGAAACGACGACGCCCTGGCCGCGATCAGCACCTATGCTGCCGGCCGGGAGGACGAACTGCGGGTGTTTTGTGTTCCGGAGCTGCCGGAGCTCTTGGCCGGGCGCGGGGTGACGCTTCTTGACGCGGCAGCGCTGGCACAAGTTGTGACCTAA
- the ercA gene encoding alcohol dehydrogenase-like regulatory protein ErcA has product MPERLLLSMRKFVAPEFVFGRGSLHLAGRQAAGLGVRRALLVADPGLSRYGWTQRVEESLTEAGVATERFEALSSNPRDHEVMAGAAAFADCVCDAIVAVGGGSAMDCAKAIGIVSANKRHILSFEGVDNVERPGPPLLCVPTTAGTGAEVSQFAIITDTTRQRKVVIASKTLIPDAALIDPDVTLTMPPELTAHTGLDALTHAMEAYVSNAQGPVTDLFALEAVRLLAANLPIVMTAPADIEARGAVQLASLYAGMAFSNAILGAVHALAHSLGGLLDLPHGLCNAILLDHVVAYNYEAASERFDILGRCLGAVLDDDAPAAVRKNAVIERLRALKRSVGINQGLTELGIARETYGDLAKRALDDPCMLTNPRQPSQADLEAIYESASQPLA; this is encoded by the coding sequence ATGCCGGAGAGACTGCTGCTGTCCATGCGCAAATTTGTGGCCCCGGAATTTGTTTTCGGCCGGGGATCGCTGCATCTGGCCGGCCGGCAGGCGGCGGGACTTGGGGTACGCCGGGCCTTGCTGGTGGCCGACCCCGGGCTTTCCCGCTACGGCTGGACGCAGCGTGTGGAGGAGAGCCTGACGGAAGCCGGGGTCGCCACCGAGCGTTTCGAGGCTTTGTCCTCCAATCCCCGCGACCATGAAGTGATGGCCGGGGCCGCAGCTTTTGCCGACTGCGTTTGCGACGCCATTGTGGCTGTGGGCGGCGGTTCGGCCATGGACTGCGCCAAGGCCATAGGTATTGTTTCGGCCAACAAACGCCACATCCTGTCTTTCGAGGGCGTGGATAACGTCGAGCGCCCGGGGCCGCCGCTTTTGTGCGTGCCGACCACGGCCGGCACCGGGGCTGAAGTCTCCCAGTTCGCCATCATCACCGACACGACCCGCCAACGCAAGGTCGTCATCGCCAGCAAGACGCTTATCCCGGATGCGGCGCTTATCGATCCGGATGTCACGCTGACTATGCCGCCCGAGCTTACGGCGCATACCGGACTCGATGCCCTGACCCATGCCATGGAGGCGTATGTTTCCAACGCTCAGGGACCGGTCACCGATCTTTTTGCCTTGGAAGCCGTGCGGCTCCTTGCCGCCAATCTGCCCATAGTCATGACTGCTCCGGCCGATATTGAGGCACGGGGAGCGGTGCAGTTGGCCAGCCTGTATGCGGGCATGGCCTTTTCCAATGCCATTCTCGGCGCGGTCCATGCCCTGGCCCACAGTCTCGGCGGGCTGCTCGATCTGCCTCATGGCCTGTGCAACGCCATTTTACTCGATCATGTCGTGGCTTATAATTACGAAGCCGCTTCAGAACGTTTCGATATCCTGGGGCGCTGCCTTGGGGCTGTTCTAGACGACGATGCTCCGGCCGCTGTCCGCAAAAACGCCGTCATCGAGCGTCTGCGGGCGCTCAAGCGTTCTGTTGGCATCAATCAGGGACTGACAGAACTCGGCATTGCCCGGGAGACGTATGGCGATCTGGCCAAGCGCGCCCTGGATGATCCTTGTATGCTGACCAATCCGCGCCAGCCCTCCCAAGCCGACCTCGAAGCCATCTATGAAAGCGCCAGCCAGCCCCTTGCCTGA
- the typA gene encoding translational GTPase TypA: protein MKNATRNEALRNIAIIAHVDHGKTTLVDHMFRQSGLFRQNQEMTDRIMDSMDLERERGITIAAKNCAVIWNGVKINIIDTPGHADFGGEVERALSMVDGAVLLVDASEGPLPQTRFVLKKTLDRGLPVIVAVNKIDRKDARVEEVLNEIYDLFIDLDASEEQLEFPVLYAIGREGMAKRSLDDESGDLSPLFETILSQIPGPVHDASEPFRMLVSDLGYSEFLGRLAVGRVVSGTAHINQTLVCIDANNAPRPLRVSKLQVYQGPKLTETEAADPGDILVLSGVDDVTIGDTITVADSPKALPRINVDEPTVSMRFAINSSPFAGREGKFVQSAKLRERLYKETLRNVAIKVEETEDKDAFTVKGRGEFQMAIIVETMRREGFELSVGRPEVIYRTEDGVCKEPIEHLFIDTDEAFVGVITEKLSVRKGRMLNLVNHGSGRVRLEFSIPARGLIGYRDEFLTDTKGTGIMNSSFSGYDDYRGDFPSRFTGSIVSDREGVGVPYALFNLEPRGRLFITQGEPVYEGMIVGEHNRDNDINVNPCKEKKLTNMRASGKDEHVILTPVLPMTLERALHFVREDEMVEITPLSIRLRKNVLPAKDRHVLDGARKKGS from the coding sequence ATGAAAAACGCGACCAGAAACGAAGCCCTGCGCAATATCGCCATCATCGCCCACGTCGACCACGGCAAAACCACGCTGGTTGACCATATGTTCCGTCAAAGCGGTCTGTTCCGCCAGAACCAGGAAATGACGGACCGCATTATGGACAGCATGGATTTGGAGCGCGAACGCGGCATCACCATTGCCGCAAAAAATTGCGCCGTGATCTGGAACGGGGTTAAAATCAACATCATCGACACCCCGGGCCACGCCGACTTCGGCGGCGAAGTGGAACGGGCCTTGTCGATGGTCGACGGCGCAGTCCTGCTGGTCGATGCTTCCGAGGGGCCGCTGCCCCAGACGCGCTTCGTGCTCAAAAAAACCCTGGACCGGGGACTGCCGGTTATCGTGGCCGTCAACAAGATCGACCGCAAAGACGCCCGGGTCGAGGAAGTCCTCAACGAAATTTACGACCTCTTTATTGATCTCGACGCTTCCGAAGAGCAGCTTGAGTTTCCGGTGCTCTACGCCATCGGCCGTGAAGGCATGGCCAAGCGCAGCCTGGATGACGAGAGCGGCGACCTTTCGCCCTTGTTCGAGACGATCCTGAGCCAGATTCCCGGCCCGGTCCACGATGCGTCCGAACCGTTCCGGATGCTCGTGTCCGATCTGGGCTATTCCGAATTTCTGGGACGTCTGGCCGTCGGCCGCGTCGTCTCGGGCACGGCCCACATCAACCAGACCCTGGTGTGCATCGATGCCAACAATGCGCCGCGTCCCCTTCGCGTCTCCAAGCTCCAGGTCTATCAAGGCCCCAAGCTCACCGAGACCGAGGCGGCTGATCCGGGCGATATCCTGGTGCTCTCCGGCGTCGACGACGTGACCATCGGTGACACCATCACCGTGGCCGATTCGCCCAAGGCCCTGCCGCGCATCAATGTGGACGAACCCACCGTGTCCATGCGCTTTGCCATCAACTCCTCGCCCTTTGCCGGGCGCGAGGGCAAGTTTGTGCAGTCGGCCAAACTGCGCGAGCGCCTCTATAAAGAGACCCTGCGCAACGTGGCCATCAAGGTGGAGGAGACCGAGGACAAGGACGCTTTTACGGTCAAGGGCCGGGGCGAGTTCCAGATGGCGATTATCGTCGAGACCATGCGCCGCGAAGGCTTCGAGCTGTCCGTGGGACGGCCCGAGGTCATCTACCGCACGGAAGACGGCGTGTGCAAGGAACCCATCGAACACCTGTTTATCGACACCGACGAAGCCTTTGTCGGCGTGATTACGGAGAAGCTGTCCGTGCGCAAGGGCCGGATGCTCAATCTGGTCAACCATGGTTCGGGCCGGGTGCGCCTGGAGTTCTCCATTCCCGCCCGGGGACTCATCGGCTACCGCGATGAATTTCTGACCGACACCAAGGGCACCGGCATCATGAACTCGTCGTTCTCCGGGTACGACGACTATCGGGGCGACTTCCCCAGCCGTTTCACCGGTTCCATTGTCAGTGACCGCGAAGGGGTTGGCGTGCCGTATGCCCTGTTTAACCTCGAACCGCGCGGCCGGCTGTTTATCACCCAGGGCGAGCCGGTCTACGAGGGCATGATCGTTGGCGAGCACAACCGCGACAACGACATCAACGTCAATCCGTGCAAGGAAAAAAAGCTCACCAACATGCGGGCTTCCGGCAAGGATGAACATGTCATTCTCACGCCGGTGCTGCCTATGACCTTGGAACGGGCGCTGCATTTCGTGCGCGAAGACGAGATGGTGGAGATCACGCCGCTGTCCATTCGCCTGCGCAAGAACGTGCTGCCGGCCAAGGATCGTCACGTCCTCGACGGAGCCAGGAAAAAGGGCAGCTAG
- a CDS encoding ABC transporter ATP-binding protein, giving the protein MKKTTIPSDAANAPNGPFFGRHVWTLFRFLHPYRRSFGLGLGLNVLARACDLLPLALAGKVIDAAVHGVTSPHTYVLFGLAVLASFVFLAIFQSGSDYVLSAMAQRTRHDIRLALYGRLQSLDPAYFEDRQTGDIMSVVVGDVDTLESFLTDATTSIIRVVVTFLGIYGYLFFLEWRLALLLFLPLPLAVFAIRRFVTRVQPRYRAARKAVGAIASLLENNIAGMGVIQAYTAEARLLAAVDERSAAYRDEAVAAEAERARFLPAMYAVAGLSFAAVFAGGGWLVAAGNGPTVGDYTTFTLFAARLVLPLFVFGMLINQIQRAEAAAARIAELLATKPRIVDRPEAVALSERPREIVFRDVRFAYPGREPVLHGISFTLAQGEVVGVVGPTGAGKSTLVKLLLRYFEPTDGEILVNGAPLGAITLASYRQRLGYVSQDAFLFHGTVAENILLGDPEADLSAVRRAATMAGADDFIMRLPSGYDTLIGERGMKLSGGERQRVSLARAILRDPALLLLDEATSAVDTRTEAVIQHNLHEFRQGRLTLAVAHRLSTVRQCAQILVIVEGCVVERGNHESLLAAGGVYAGMWAVQSGEETGA; this is encoded by the coding sequence ATGAAAAAAACAACCATTCCCTCCGATGCTGCCAATGCCCCCAATGGTCCATTTTTCGGCCGCCATGTCTGGACGCTCTTTCGCTTCCTGCACCCCTACCGCCGGTCTTTTGGCCTGGGCCTGGGCTTAAACGTCCTGGCCCGGGCTTGCGACCTGCTGCCGCTGGCCCTGGCCGGCAAGGTTATCGACGCCGCTGTCCATGGGGTCACGTCACCCCACACCTATGTGCTCTTCGGGCTGGCCGTGCTGGCCTCGTTCGTGTTCCTGGCCATCTTCCAGAGCGGCTCGGATTACGTCCTGTCGGCCATGGCCCAGCGCACCCGCCACGATATCCGTCTGGCGCTCTACGGCCGGTTGCAGTCGCTCGACCCGGCCTATTTCGAGGATCGCCAGACCGGCGACATCATGTCGGTGGTGGTTGGCGACGTGGACACCCTGGAGAGCTTTCTGACCGACGCCACCACCTCGATCATTCGGGTCGTCGTCACCTTCCTGGGTATTTACGGCTACCTCTTTTTCCTGGAATGGCGGCTGGCCCTGCTTCTTTTCCTGCCGCTGCCCCTGGCCGTCTTCGCCATCCGCCGCTTCGTCACCCGGGTCCAGCCCCGCTACCGGGCGGCGCGCAAGGCCGTTGGGGCCATTGCCAGTCTGCTGGAAAACAACATCGCCGGCATGGGCGTCATCCAGGCCTACACGGCCGAAGCGCGCCTTCTGGCCGCAGTCGACGAACGCTCGGCCGCCTACCGCGACGAGGCCGTGGCCGCCGAGGCCGAACGGGCCCGGTTCCTGCCGGCCATGTACGCCGTGGCCGGATTGTCCTTTGCCGCAGTCTTTGCCGGCGGCGGCTGGCTGGTGGCGGCCGGCAACGGGCCGACGGTCGGCGACTACACCACCTTCACGCTTTTTGCCGCGCGTCTGGTACTGCCGCTTTTCGTCTTCGGGATGCTGATTAACCAGATCCAGCGGGCCGAGGCTGCGGCTGCGCGCATTGCCGAACTGTTGGCCACCAAGCCCCGCATCGTGGACCGGCCCGAGGCCGTGGCTCTTTCCGAGCGGCCCCGGGAGATCGTTTTCCGCGATGTCCGTTTTGCCTATCCCGGGCGCGAGCCGGTCCTCCACGGCATCAGCTTCACTCTGGCCCAGGGCGAAGTGGTCGGTGTGGTCGGCCCGACCGGAGCCGGCAAGTCCACCCTGGTCAAACTGCTCCTGCGCTATTTCGAGCCGACCGACGGCGAGATTCTGGTCAACGGCGCGCCGCTTGGGGCTATCACCCTGGCCAGCTACCGCCAGCGTCTGGGCTATGTTTCCCAGGACGCCTTCCTGTTTCACGGGACAGTGGCCGAAAACATTCTCCTCGGCGATCCCGAGGCCGATTTGTCCGCCGTACGCCGGGCCGCAACCATGGCCGGGGCCGACGACTTCATCATGCGCCTGCCGTCGGGCTACGACACGCTCATCGGCGAACGCGGCATGAAGCTCTCCGGCGGCGAACGCCAGCGGGTGTCCCTGGCCCGGGCCATCCTGCGCGATCCGGCCCTGCTTCTCCTTGACGAGGCCACCTCGGCTGTCGATACCCGCACCGAGGCTGTCATCCAGCACAACCTCCACGAATTCCGCCAGGGCCGGCTCACCCTGGCCGTGGCCCACCGCCTGTCCACCGTGCGCCAATGCGCCCAGATTCTGGTCATCGTCGAGGGCTGTGTGGTCGAACGCGGCAACCACGAATCCCTGCTGGCTGCCGGCGGGGTCTATGCCGGCATGTGGGCGGTGCAAAGCGGCGAGGAGACGGGCGCGTGA
- a CDS encoding sensor histidine kinase — translation MKAPASPLPESDDRRIRLLGFGEHSVSKSYYPELRRRLEELERFRSLLDQTGDAIFLVDVDSGRITDAAGAAGAMLRLDSPELVGRTFEDLLPIDAVCRLRGLFSGDFAAGRIETSLVRPGDLPGGNLPVEMTFRLAQGGGGPMAVIVARDVTERKKSEEALRRAEERYRGIVENAAEGIFQSTLSGRLMNVNPALASILGYESPAELMRHVKSVVDEVVASPEDRHRIRSELARYNHVKNLDVQLLTKSGTRIWGLINARRICDDAGVAERFDGSVQDVSIRKQAEQTLLRYHDELEQRVAERTEELTRINERLVHEVTIRKRAEEAAEAANRAKSDFLSMVSHEIRTPLTSVLGFAVLIQKRLGQLLAPLVEGHPRQRRQAEQVQENLGIIVAEGERLKHLINDVLDLAKLEAGKVAFTKESVDVAEVIRHVMSASVGLLQDKKVSLTTRIEGRLPEIVGDRDRLIQVLVNLVSNALKFTECGSVACRARVQGRSIVIEIVDTGIGIPEAEQHKVFEKFNQIGATLTNKPKGTGLGLAICKHIVESHGGRIFFVSKPGIGSTFTFTLPIA, via the coding sequence ATGAAAGCGCCAGCCAGCCCCTTGCCTGAGTCCGACGACCGGCGCATCCGACTGCTCGGGTTTGGCGAGCACTCGGTCAGCAAAAGTTATTACCCGGAACTGCGTCGCCGCCTGGAGGAGTTGGAGCGGTTTCGCTCCCTGTTGGATCAGACCGGCGACGCCATCTTTTTGGTCGACGTGGACAGTGGGCGCATCACCGACGCGGCCGGGGCGGCCGGGGCCATGCTGCGTTTGGACAGCCCCGAACTGGTGGGCCGGACCTTTGAAGATCTTTTGCCCATCGATGCGGTCTGCCGGCTGCGCGGCCTTTTTTCCGGCGATTTCGCGGCTGGGCGGATTGAAACCTCTCTGGTGCGGCCAGGGGATCTTCCAGGCGGCAACCTGCCGGTGGAAATGACCTTTCGCTTGGCCCAGGGCGGCGGCGGCCCTATGGCCGTTATCGTGGCCCGCGACGTCACCGAACGCAAAAAAAGCGAAGAAGCCCTGCGTCGGGCCGAGGAACGCTACCGGGGCATCGTGGAAAATGCCGCCGAAGGCATTTTCCAAAGCACGTTGTCCGGCCGGCTTATGAACGTCAACCCGGCCTTGGCCAGTATTCTCGGCTACGAGTCACCGGCTGAACTTATGCGCCACGTCAAAAGCGTAGTGGACGAGGTCGTGGCCAGTCCTGAAGATCGCCACCGCATCCGCTCGGAGCTCGCGCGCTACAACCATGTCAAAAATCTGGACGTCCAACTCCTGACCAAAAGCGGCACGCGCATCTGGGGGCTCATAAACGCCCGGCGTATCTGTGATGACGCCGGCGTGGCCGAACGCTTCGACGGTTCTGTCCAGGACGTGTCGATTCGCAAGCAGGCGGAACAAACGCTGCTGCGTTATCATGACGAACTGGAGCAACGTGTGGCCGAGCGGACGGAGGAACTCACCCGCATAAACGAGCGCCTTGTCCATGAAGTGACCATCCGCAAACGGGCCGAGGAAGCGGCCGAGGCGGCCAACCGGGCCAAATCCGATTTTTTGTCCATGGTTTCCCACGAAATCCGTACGCCGCTGACCTCGGTGCTGGGCTTTGCCGTGCTCATCCAAAAGCGCCTGGGGCAGCTGCTGGCCCCCCTGGTCGAAGGGCATCCCCGCCAAAGGAGACAGGCTGAACAGGTCCAGGAAAATCTCGGCATCATTGTGGCCGAGGGTGAGCGCCTCAAACACCTGATCAACGACGTCCTCGATCTGGCCAAACTTGAAGCCGGCAAAGTGGCCTTCACCAAAGAATCCGTGGATGTAGCCGAGGTCATCCGCCACGTCATGAGCGCCTCGGTGGGGCTTTTGCAGGACAAGAAGGTCAGTCTGACCACCCGCATCGAGGGCCGGTTGCCGGAAATCGTGGGCGACCGCGACAGGCTTATCCAGGTATTGGTCAATCTGGTCTCCAATGCGCTGAAGTTTACCGAGTGTGGGTCGGTCGCCTGCCGGGCCAGGGTGCAGGGGCGGTCCATTGTCATCGAGATCGTCGACACCGGTATCGGTATCCCCGAGGCCGAGCAGCACAAGGTCTTTGAGAAGTTCAACCAGATCGGGGCGACCCTGACCAACAAGCCCAAAGGCACCGGACTTGGGCTGGCCATCTGCAAACATATTGTCGAGTCACACGGCGGTCGCATTTTTTTTGTATCAAAGCCCGGGATCGGCAGTACCTTTACCTTCACGCTGCCGATTGCCTAA
- a CDS encoding LeuA family protein yields MPKRLSVPAPLSPLIISDTTLRDGAQMPGVHFSIADKVSIAKALAEAGVDVIEAGFPAVSDNEIEAVRRIVTEVPGPLIMVLCRAMAADIDAAWDALGKAPPERRGVGVFLATSPLHRRHKLGKTKAQCLDMIASAVAYARQRFTKVTFSCEDGSRTEPAFLRQAYTTAMDAGATGIGFPDTVGVLTPEAARRLTSILAKLAHPRGVKVRVHFHNDLGLATANTLAAVAAGADIVHLTVGGIGERAGNAALEETVMALSLHQAQYRRSIRVDTTRLTALCRLVAAHSGVALPANKAIVGDNVFATSAGVHQDGLLKHPDTYLPFRPELVGADGIRLPLSAHSGKAALALHFSALGLTLSPEELSRASRIVKNADKADWLDADALLRRAAAKAREEVP; encoded by the coding sequence ATGCCCAAGCGTTTGTCAGTTCCCGCACCGCTTTCGCCGCTGATCATTTCCGACACCACGCTTCGCGACGGCGCGCAAATGCCAGGCGTCCATTTTTCCATTGCCGACAAGGTGAGTATCGCCAAGGCCCTGGCCGAGGCCGGGGTGGACGTCATTGAAGCCGGCTTCCCGGCTGTGTCGGACAATGAGATCGAGGCCGTGCGCCGCATCGTCACTGAAGTCCCCGGCCCCCTGATTATGGTGTTGTGCCGGGCCATGGCCGCCGACATCGACGCCGCCTGGGACGCCCTGGGCAAGGCCCCGCCCGAGCGCCGGGGCGTGGGCGTCTTTCTGGCCACAAGCCCGCTGCATCGTCGCCACAAGCTGGGTAAGACCAAGGCCCAATGCCTGGACATGATTGCTTCGGCCGTGGCTTATGCCCGGCAGCGTTTCACCAAAGTGACGTTTAGCTGCGAGGACGGCAGCCGCACTGAGCCGGCTTTTTTGCGCCAAGCCTATACAACGGCCATGGACGCCGGGGCCACGGGCATTGGTTTTCCCGACACCGTCGGCGTGCTCACGCCGGAAGCCGCGCGCCGTCTGACCTCAATCCTGGCAAAGCTGGCCCATCCGCGCGGAGTCAAGGTGCGGGTGCATTTCCACAACGACTTGGGGCTGGCCACGGCCAACACCCTGGCGGCTGTGGCGGCCGGGGCCGACATCGTCCATCTGACCGTCGGCGGCATCGGCGAACGGGCCGGCAACGCCGCCCTGGAAGAGACGGTCATGGCCCTGAGCTTGCACCAAGCCCAGTACCGCCGCTCCATCCGGGTCGACACCACCCGGCTCACGGCTCTTTGCCGACTGGTGGCCGCGCATTCAGGGGTTGCCCTGCCCGCCAACAAGGCCATTGTCGGGGACAATGTGTTTGCCACCTCGGCCGGCGTGCATCAGGACGGCCTGCTCAAGCACCCCGACACCTACCTGCCCTTTCGCCCGGAACTGGTCGGAGCCGACGGCATCCGCCTGCCGCTCTCGGCCCACTCCGGCAAGGCGGCCCTGGCCCTGCACTTTTCCGCTCTGGGCTTGACCCTGTCCCCGGAGGAACTGAGCCGGGCCAGCCGCATCGTCAAAAACGCCGACAAGGCCGACTGGCTTGATGCCGACGCCCTGCTTCGCCGGGCGGCCGCCAAGGCCCGGGAAGAAGTCCCATGA
- the elbB gene encoding isoprenoid biosynthesis glyoxalase ElbB: MTTIGVLLSGCGVLDGSEIHEATLTLYFLNKAGAKAVCLAPDLTVAAMDHGTKKPMGETRNIRVEAARIARGPVADVAQATVADFDGLILPGGLGAATNLCDFAINGAKGTVEPSVAAFLQAMHAAKKPIGAICIAPTVLALALGEHHPKLTIGNDPGTAQGLTQAGANHVDCPVDSIVVDAANRLVSTPAYMLGPGIADIALGIEKLVSAVLDMARAS, from the coding sequence ATGACGACCATCGGCGTACTCCTGTCTGGCTGCGGCGTTCTGGACGGTTCGGAAATCCACGAAGCCACGCTGACCCTGTATTTTTTGAACAAGGCCGGGGCCAAGGCAGTCTGTCTGGCTCCCGATCTCACGGTTGCCGCCATGGACCATGGGACGAAAAAGCCCATGGGCGAAACGCGCAACATCCGGGTGGAAGCCGCCCGTATCGCCCGGGGACCGGTGGCGGACGTGGCCCAGGCCACAGTGGCCGATTTCGACGGCCTGATTTTGCCGGGGGGCCTTGGCGCGGCCACCAACCTGTGTGATTTTGCGATAAACGGCGCCAAGGGCACGGTTGAACCGTCGGTTGCGGCCTTTTTGCAGGCCATGCACGCTGCTAAAAAGCCCATCGGCGCCATCTGCATCGCCCCGACCGTGCTGGCCCTGGCCCTTGGCGAACACCATCCGAAGCTGACCATCGGCAATGATCCCGGCACGGCCCAGGGGCTGACCCAGGCCGGCGCCAACCATGTGGACTGCCCGGTGGACAGCATCGTGGTGGATGCGGCCAACCGGCTGGTGAGCACACCGGCCTACATGCTTGGTCCCGGCATTGCCGATATCGCCCTTGGCATTGAAAAGCTGGTTTCGGCCGTGCTTGATATGGCCAGGGCTTCCTGA
- the selD gene encoding selenide, water dikinase SelD translates to MTVELVKTVTAAGUAAKIAPGDLEAVLRGLPHISDPRLLTGQGVNEDAAIVRLPDGRGLVQTVDFFTPIVNDPYKFGRIAAVNALSDVYAMGGVPLAAMNIVCFPAKTMDTAILGEILRGGLDAVLEAGAVPAGGHSVEDKEIKYGLAVSGLVDADHFASNTGLVPGDVLLLTKPIGTGVIATAIKGDFGDKVALEELLFTWAGRLNAAGGRVIRELGLKAATDVTGFGLGGHVLEMAAASGVAVELRLADIPFLPQAVELAGYGMLPAGSFANKRYCAGTVAMAAGLDPIRCDLVFDAQTSGGLVLAVPEEKVAAARQMLEDAGDLAAVIGRVVEEEDGKARLRLG, encoded by the coding sequence ATGACCGTCGAACTGGTCAAGACCGTCACCGCCGCCGGCTGAGCGGCCAAGATCGCTCCAGGGGACCTGGAAGCTGTCTTGCGGGGCCTGCCCCATATTTCCGATCCGCGCCTGCTCACCGGCCAGGGAGTCAACGAGGACGCCGCCATAGTGCGTCTTCCAGACGGCCGGGGGCTGGTGCAGACGGTGGACTTCTTCACGCCCATCGTTAACGATCCCTACAAGTTCGGACGCATCGCCGCGGTCAATGCCCTGTCCGACGTCTACGCCATGGGCGGGGTGCCGCTGGCGGCCATGAACATCGTCTGTTTTCCGGCCAAGACCATGGACACCGCTATTTTGGGGGAAATCCTGCGCGGCGGGTTGGATGCGGTGCTGGAAGCCGGGGCCGTGCCGGCCGGCGGGCACAGCGTTGAGGACAAGGAGATCAAGTACGGGCTGGCCGTGTCCGGGCTGGTCGATGCCGACCATTTCGCCTCCAACACGGGCCTTGTTCCCGGCGACGTGCTCCTTTTGACCAAACCCATCGGCACCGGCGTCATCGCTACGGCTATCAAGGGCGATTTCGGCGACAAAGTTGCGCTGGAGGAGCTCTTATTTACCTGGGCCGGGCGCTTGAACGCCGCTGGCGGCCGGGTGATCCGGGAACTGGGTCTCAAGGCGGCCACGGATGTGACGGGATTTGGCCTGGGCGGTCATGTGCTGGAGATGGCGGCAGCGTCCGGGGTTGCCGTGGAATTGCGGCTGGCCGACATTCCGTTCCTGCCGCAAGCCGTGGAACTGGCCGGCTATGGGATGCTGCCGGCCGGCAGTTTCGCCAACAAGCGCTACTGCGCCGGCACGGTTGCCATGGCGGCCGGGCTGGACCCCATCCGCTGCGATCTGGTCTTCGACGCCCAGACGTCCGGCGGGCTGGTGCTGGCCGTGCCGGAAGAGAAAGTGGCGGCGGCCCGACAGATGCTGGAAGATGCCGGCGATCTGGCGGCGGTCATTGGGCGGGTGGTCGAGGAAGAGGACGGAAAGGCACGGTTGCGCCTTGGTTGA